Genomic segment of Budorcas taxicolor isolate Tak-1 chromosome 22, Takin1.1, whole genome shotgun sequence:
caacccactctagtatttttgccaggataatcccatggattaccatgggatcgcagagtcggacacaactgaaggtactgagcatgcatacacacagccAAAGGGAGGGACAGCAGAGGCCAGCAGCTGACGGCAGGAACAGTTCCTGCAGATGGCAGCATCCAAAGCGTGACCCTGCGCATGAGCTACAAGCCAGAGGGAAGGTGAGGGCCGGGGGCAGGGAGGTCACTGACACGCACGTGGAGACACAGAGAGGGGTGGCGACTGGCAGGGGGAGAGGAAGACATGTGACAAGGACCAAGGGGGCTTCTGGAGGGGGAAAGGATGGGGGCCATCTCTAAAGGAAACCCTGAAGGTGACTGAAGGAAGAAAGGCTTGGGAGAAGCAGAAGTAAACAGAGAGGCAAGGAATGGAGACCTCACCTCCTGATTGCAAGATGAGAGTGGTTGTCCCCAGGTGAAGACTTTGTGGTCTGCGGTGGTCTTCGGGGGAAAGCCAGGTTTTCCTGTAAAAGTGAGGTGGTAGAAAAAATGCTTTAGAAGAAAGCAGAGGGCTTATGGAGTTAAGTGGGAACTAGAACCGAGAGTCCAGGGTCACAGAGAAAGGGACTAGGAGATATCAACTGGTGGACATATTAAAACATAGAGCACTATGGCCAGCTCAAAGAtctttgctattttatttattaaaataaaaataatcattttattttattttttagtgttttcctttatttggtTGCATTGAGCAAATTGTGAATATTGAGATTGGTACGTACGTATGTTATCCATGGTCTTAGCAGCTGCTTCACTAAGCTGCTTCTTTAGACAGTAGGTGAGAGGGAAGAGCTGAGATGGCCTTCCAGGATTCGCTGCTTGGCAACGGTGACAAATCCTCACACACTTTACCGATGAGAATCACctaaagacccagcagagccagtaGGAATACCCTAGGGGTGGCAGGAAAGGCTGGAATTCGGAGGTGTAATTTCCTAATGCGTTTTCAAAAATAGTATTGTTTTCCTGAAATCAGTGAGCTTGTTGGATGTTCATGAATTATTGGCACTTATTCCAGCGTCTGGTGgcctagcggtaaagaatctgccagctaatgcaggaaatgcaggagacttgggttcgatccctagatctcaaagacccctggagaaggaaatggcaacccactccagtatccttgcctgggaaatcccggacagaggagcctggcaggctacagtctatggcgttgcaaaacagttggacacgatttagtgactaagacAACAACAACcagtgtctggtacatagtaaaCTCTCAACAAATGTTcggtaaatgaattaaaatgagacATTTCATAATGAATGGGCAGAATCCTTGAGAACAGGAGTGGTGTGGGTGTTGCCTCTCCAGTTTTTCTCAgtaccttttctcttttctaggaAGTTAGCTttcatacttttcttctttttctgcattTGGTAACCCCAAGTCATGCAACTGCGAAGTTAACTTTACTGCGGAGGCTGGTCTTGTCAGGACAGCGCCCTGTGCGTCTGTGGTTAGGAAGTATGGTCTCACTCAGACGTTTACCCAGGCTGTAAACCAGCGCTTCCTGACCTTGGCTGCACACCAGGATCGCCTGAGGTGATTAAAATTCTGACTCCTGTTCCTGCCTTAAGGATGCTGACTCAGTTGTCtggttgtggggggtgggggcaggtgggggtggaggcaggtgggggtggaggcaggtgggggtggggccggggTCACCTGGCCGTAGATTTGCTTTTTTAAGTTTCCCAGGGGATTTTGCTGTGCATCCAGAGTGGAAAACCGGTGGTCTGAATGGTTCTTTTCAGAGGGTCCCCTATATCATTAGGGAGGAAGACCTCTTATCGctgtctgcccccacccccagcatggGACGTAATTCATTTCTCTTGGTCATTCCAGTCCCTTTCATCCCGGGGTGTATTCCTGCTTTCAGTCTCATGTTGTCATCTGGCTAATTTAGATCTCCTTATGCTTGGGCCCCTAAAAGAATGTCAGagagcctctggagaagtgaGAGTTGGAACTCTGTTCCTCTATGTCCAGGTGTGTATTGCTCACAACACAGTTGCTGACAACTTCAAGTGCAGAACTTGGTGATCacgaagaaaagaacagaaaattcaaTCTGTGGTTTTGTTGTAACACTTGCGTGCTAATTTTATTAGGGAAATAGCCATTGAGAAACCAAAGCTTGTTTCACAGGAAATGCGAGCCCTGATGActagggagaggcagagagagctaTAAATTGAAGACTTCACCTGCTCGTTTAGCACATGCTTCCTGGTTCCTTGCCCTGTCGCCTCTGTCTTTCCAGAAACCAGGTAAGTTCCTTCTGCACCACCTTAAGATTCCTGTGTTATGAGGGCCCCCAAGTCTGTTAGTTTGAAAGAAGTGCTTTTCCTGTACTAATCCCAAGTACCTAACTTGCCTTGGGGTGGTTTTGTTTAATTCAGTGTTTACCCAGCGGTGACAATGTTATCTTGTCTGACAGTaagttaattcattttatttttgagtgaACCTGCAAGAAATCCTTGCAAGGAAACATGGGATTAAAATGGAAGTTTAAACAGCAGATGTAATGCCTTTGCAAGGATGAGCCGTTGAGAGCAAAAATCCCTCAGAGTATGCTTTTGATTGGCTttaatctcatttttgttttaagatttttctttattaactAGTTGTAATTtgtctggtgaaagtgaaagctttagccactcagtcgtgtctgactcttttcgaccctacagactgtagccggccaggctcctctgtccatggaattctccagaaaagaatactggactgggtagccatgtccttcaccaggggaccgtcccaatccagggatcgaacccgggtcttctgtattgcaggcagattcagctggtgaagaagaaaatacaaaacatgTTCTAGTTATTTTTGGTAAATGTTAATTGCTCTTTAACTTCTGTGAGATGAACAAAAGTAATATGAACTCACTGCATAAGCTTGAAACAATATAGAAAGCTATATAAAAAAAGCTCTTTTGCCCCCAGTTACTGATCCATGACCAGACATCTGTCACTGCCCTTTAAGGAGCGTTCAGCCTGGGGTCAGGCTTGCATGCAGCTAGGGACTGGGGTTTAGGAGCTCTCGTGTATCAGGTCACTTTGTGCTGGACTTGAAGCAACTGAGAAAACAGTGTCAGAGAAGGCCACTTTGCTCTTGTTGAGGCTGGATCCGAGAACTCTGCTTGGACTTGAGGGCAACCCTTCCTACAGAACAGCCCCTGGCCTTGTTCTCAGGCAGCGGGACACGCCCGACATGGGAGGCCAGGCTGAGCCAGGCCGGGAGGGGCGGCGGGCAGGCGGTGCCGGTGCGGGCAGTTCCgacagaaggagagagagcaGAGCCTCTAGGGGGTTCACCCTGCTCCCTGGGACACGGGAACCCAGAGCGTGCGGTGACGCCTTGCGATTCACGTCCCGTCAAGAGCAGGGCTGGGAAGTGACCTTTCGCTGCGAGGGTGAAACTCCCTACGCCCTGGCTCAGCGCCCGAAGAGAAGCGGGAGGGGGCGGCCCGACACGAAGCCCTGCGGCTGAGCGCGCGGGGCCGGCCAGGTTCTGGTTGCTGTTGCTCCAGGTCCTGCGGGAATCATCATGGACTCGCTGCTCCCAGCAAGCGCTCGGTTTGGGTTGGATCTTTTCAAAGACCTGAGTAAAACAGATGAGGGCAACGTCTTGTTTTCCCCTGCGGGCATCTCAACCACCATTGGAATGCTGCCCCCGGTGACCCGAGGAGCCGCCGCCACCCAGGAGCAGGAGGTAGCGCGGGCTTCCCTGGCTTTCCAGCCGCAGGCTTGTCTCTGGGGCAGCACTCTGGCAATACCTCGAAAACCTGCCTCCCTTTATCCGGGGCCAAGAAAAGACAGCATCTATCTGAACGGGGCGATTTCAGGTCTATCAGCAAAGTCCTTTCCCCTCTTCCAATACCATCACGTCTTCTGCACCTAAATGCTTGAGATTCCTTTGGGTGAGTGTCTTTGTccaaagcaattcagttcagttcagtcactcagtcctgtccaactctttgcaaccccatggactgcagcacgccaggcttccctgtccaccaccaactcccagagcttactcaaactcacatccatcaagtcagtgatgccatccaaccatcccaccctctgtcgtccccttctcctcttgccttcaatctttcccagcatcagggtcttttccaatgagtcagttctttgcatcaggtgactaaagtattggagtttcagcttcagcatcagtccttccaatgaatattcaggacagatttcctttaggaatggactggttgaatctctttgcagttcaagggactctcaagagtcttctccaatgccacagttcaaagcatcaattcttcggtgctcagctttctttatagtccaactctcacatccacacatgaccacaggaaaaaccatagctttgactagacagacctttgctggcaaagtagtgtctctgctatttaatacgctgtctaggtttgtcatagcttgctccttttcttccaaggatcaagcgtcttttaatttcatggctgcagttgccatctgcagtaattttggagccccctaaaacaaagtcagccactgtttcctcatctgtttgccatgaagtgggaaAGCCATTAAGTGCATAATTAAAGGCAGAGCAAGAAGGACAGAGCCTCCTGGGGGAAATGACACGGTCTCCACATGGTGTGAATGACGCGTCAGGGAGGGGCGAGTGAAGGGACTGACCAGCAGAGGTGAGATCAGCGCGTAGCCCAGAACTTTCCGTGATCTTGCAGGGACGGCACTGTTCCCTGTGTGCCTCGGAGGCCTGTCTAACCGACATGCAGTTTACCCTGACTGGGCCCctgtgggcttttctctgctCTCACCACTGACATggtacttttttttcttcctaggtgcctttctttgaaaaagacacagaaagCTCAAGAATCAAAGCTGAAGAAAAAGAGGTGGGgcgacatgggcttccctggtggctcactggtaaagaagccacctgccaaggcaggagacgtgggcttaatctctgggtcgggaagatcccctggagaaggaactggcaacccgctccagtattcttgcctggggaatcccatggacagaggagcctggcgggctacagtctgtggggtcgcaaaacagtgactcagcgactaaacagcGAACAGCAGGACCTGTCTTATAGCGTCCAGCGATGACTTGGCAGATGTGGGAGCCCTGGGGAAGCGGGTAGAAGATGCGATTCTTATTGTTAAGCAATAATAACAACGGCAGCCAAACAATGTGGCATATGGAGTGTCATACAATAGTAAACCCTAGTGTTAAGAGGAGGCCTCAGCTTTAGTGCTCACTAACCGCTAGGATACATGCCCATAAAGGTGAATAGACTGCGAGTCCCTGTGGCAGAGGGAGTGTGTTTGGAGTTGGCACGTgcgtgtgctgagtcacttcagtcgtgtccgactcttcgtgaccctgtggactgtagcccaccaggctcctccgtccatggaattttccaggcaagaatactggagtgggttgccgtttccttctccagaggatcttcccgacccagggatctaacctgtgttccccgtgtctcctgctttggcaggcgagcTCTCtcccattagcgccacctgggcagcccattTTGGAGTTAAGGTCAAATCCTGGCTTCATCACTTAACAGGTGTGCTAGTTTGCGAAGTTGCTCACCTTTAAGCCTCTGTAAAGTGTCTAGTGGAGCAACCAGGACACCTGGCGGCTCACCCCATGGCGCTGCGGCAGTAGTGGGTGATACTGTCactacagacttccctggtggctcagatggtaaagaatctgcctgcagtgcaggagacccaggtttgatctctggatcaggaagatcccctggagaaggaactggcaacccacttcagtattcctgcctggagaattccatggacagaggagcctggcgggctacagtccatggggtcacagagtcagacacaactcagtgactaacacttttatcaCATTCTGTTCTCATTTTAAGGACCTTTTCCTACTCTGTTGATGTTTTATTGGAAACTCTTAGGCCAGGACCCACGACTTCCTGAGGTCTcttccagctctgctgctgctgctgagtcgcttccgtcgtgtccgactctgtgcgaaccagAGACGGCAGCCAGCAAGGCGCCCCCGTTCCCGGGATTCTTCCAGCTCTAGGGCTGTAGTATTCCTCACTCACGGGACAGTCTGTGCAAACACGGGAAAGAGTCCGCGGGTCAGGGCTGGCATCCAGAGACGAGCAGAGCTCCCTGGGAGGCCGCGTCTGCCAGGACCGCTCTCACAGCCCTTTTCCCGCCCTCATAGATTGTGGCTCAAGTCCCGCAACGGTGTGAGCCATTCGTTTCACGATCCCACATGGCCAGGCTGTCTGCGTGGCTGGGTTCATACACGAGGAGTCAGGCTTCCTTGCGGAGTATGTACAGCAAAGTCGGGTCCAACAGCTGCTCCGTTGTGCAGTCAGTCTATCAGCGCTCACAGCTGATTTCAGGCACTTCCTCTCCCAAGCATGGTCCCAGCAGAGTCTTTGCAAGCTAGAAAAAGGCTCACCTTGGGTGGCAGATGCCTGCTCCTAGGTGAAGAGCTTTCAATCTTCCACCATTGAGTGGGCTTTTCACATATGGCATTCTGTccgtgcgattctccaggcaagaatactggagtggattgccatgccctcctccaggggatcttcctgacccagggatccaaccgagTCTCTCTTGTGTCTTGCGCCGGCAGGCCTGTGCTTTACCGCGGAGCCACCGCGGAAGCGCAGTGATGACCGCACTGCTTTGCTAGTTTCTACTCAGGAGCGCCCCCTGGTGTCTGTTTGTAGTGCTGCAGACTAGGGTGTGTGTTGATGGCCTTTGTGCTCAGGGACCAACCTGGTGCCTGTTCCTCTTGATGCTTAGATTCAGGCAAGACACAAACCAGTCCCTCAGGCAGCCTCTGAAAAGTCAGAGTGTTGGACACACACTCCACACGCTTCTCTCCTCAGGGAGTTGGGGTTGAGAGTTTTCCCCCAATCACACCATGAGGTGTGGCGGGGAGAAACTGGTGTGTGACCGTCATGAATTGTCCCGCTGGGCTTTGATGCAGTCTCCTCCTGGGTTCATGCTTCTCCGCGCTACAGGAATCTCCGAGCTGGTTCCTGGGTTTCTTGTGTTGTCGTTAACTGGTGTTTCCAGTGGGGAAAGAACGGCGTCCAGAACCTACACCGAGCTCATGGACGACCCCCCAGGCTGCCGTGTCTTCCGGTTGCGGGGAGGGTGGTGACTCCGGGTTTACTGTTGCTGAGATGACTCACTGAGTCTTTGCTTTGACTTTGAAGTTGGAGGCGACAGAAGAGATCCATCGCCAGCTCCAAAGGGTTTTGAGTGAGATAAGCAAGCCCAGCGATGGTTATGAACTGAAAATAGCCAACCGGCTGTTTGGAGAAAAGACATACCTCTTCCTTCAAGTGAGTTTTGCTGAGTTCGCAACATCTGTGAGCGGTACTTAGGAATGGCCAAATGACTCTGTTAAGACTGGGATCTTTGAGGCAAGCTGCCTAATTTGAGCGCCTGACTCAGCCCACATCACTGGGGGtatccctcccacctctccctctcaccctccaccccacccacctcccgACCTGTTCTCCAGATACCCAGACCTTTTGGGAGCTTCTTTTTCATCTTGACAATCTGATTTTTGCCTTAACCCTATTGAACCTGCACAAAAATACGCATGGAAGTACTCAAAGCGATTCACCCAGGCCCTAAAAAGATCTCTTCTTACGATGTTAGTCATCTTCATGTGCAGATAAACTTATTTAGAAATGATAGCAATGgataaagtgaattttaaagCTATTTCTATTCCTTCCCTGTTTCTCCTAAAGAAATACTTAGATTATGTTGAAAAACATTACCATGCTTCTCTGGAACCTGTTGATTTTGTAAATGCAGCCGATGAAAGTCGAAAGAAGATTAATTCCTGGGTTGAAAGCCAAACAAATGGTAGTGTATGGATGAGTCGTTCATCATAAAAACACTTCTGAGTACCTGCTGTGAGTGAAGCCCTGTGCTGGACGCTGCATAGGGTATAAGGGTGCACAAGCTTTGGGCGGGGACCTGAGATGGGTATTTCAGGTTGGAGGGGCAGGACTGGAGCCAAGGGGTGGGGGAACCCACTGCCGACAGTGGAATGGCCTCAGCAGATGTGGAGAGAGCCAAGGGGATTGGGCAGAGGACCACAGGAAGCCGATTTCGTGGAGACAGGTAGTGGAGAATTATTTGCGCATAGCTGGGGATCGCAGTGACTTTGGGGCTCCTGATACCTGGCTTATGTCTGTCGTGAGGTCATATTTGACTTTTACGTGAGCACCTTTCTTTCTGAGTCTGGGTCCATAAGTAAAAATGTCAGAGGGCTCCTTTCTCTGGGTCAGTGAGAAGCATCAGCTCAATAAAGACGCGCCTGGCCCCTTGCGGCTGGGCCTCCTGCACGGATGGCTGCAGCCTTGAGCCTCGTCCGCAGCAGGGACTCGACGAAGCCCCGCCTCCTCCGCCCCGCCTCACGCCCCGGTGCCAGCCAAAGTCGCAGGAAGTAGCAGAGAGCAATGTTAAGATTTTGCAGAGCAGTGCTGATACTTTAGTGTTAGTATttcagaatacatttttaaaaaagatttatttatggatttggctgtaccaggtcttagttttggcTGTGGAATCTTCAGTGGAGGCACGCGAGGTCTTTAACTGCAGCACGCAACCTCTTAGCTGCAATCTGTGGGACcgagctccctgaccagggagaatacattaaaaaagacaaaaattccaGTTATCAGAGAGACATCTGTTATTTTAGATTGTAGTTTTTCTTCATACTCagttcaaaggaaatgaaatttttaaaagggggATAAAAGAGGGCCTGTCAACGGGTTGGTTGAAGGCAGTAGTCTTCAGAACTTCAGTGGAATGGGCTGAACCCAGAGATAAAACATCAGCTCCTTTGCAATAAAATAAGAGATCTCTAAACCTCAGGTAGCTATAATGAAtgggttaaaaataataatagctaactcCGAGTACTTATTATGAGCTGGATAATATTCTAAGTGTTTCTCTACACAGGGAATCATTGACTCCTTTCAGCAGCTCTGTGAGGCAGGTTTTATTCGTGTTTTAcaggtgtggaaactgaggctcagagagcttaaGTAACTTACCCAGGACCCCTCAGCTGATGAGAGGCAAAGCTGGATGCCAGCAGAGGcaatctgactccagagcctgagcTCTTAGCCCTCACACCTCAGTTTATCCTGTGGGATAAATTGGCGATGGGCAAAGTGAGAACCTCCTATGATTTCTGCCAGCGAACTCTTTGTCAGCTAAGCCTTCAGGTGCTGACCTGGCTGAGGTTTGAACGATCGGTCAAGTCCATGTTCATTGTATCTGACATGTGTAGCACTTGTAATTTTGAAGATGGACCCATTttgttcttgttgctgttcatttgCAGAAAAAATCAAGGACCTGCTTCCAGACGGCTCTTTAAGCAGCTCCATCAAGCTGGTGGTAGTGAAcgtaatttattttaaagggcAATGGGACAGggagtttaagaaagaaaataccaaggAGGAGGAATTTTGGCTGAATAAGGTATGTTCTTTAATTAATTTGTGTGATATGCTTACAGATAAAATGTAGAATCTGAAGTCATATTTGAGCAAATGTACATGGTatatgacttcccaggtggttcagtggtaaagaatctgcctgctaatgtaggagacacaggttcgatccctggatcaggaagatcccctggaggaggaaatgacaacccattccagtattcttgcctgaaaaatctgatggacagaggagcctggcaggctacagtccaaagggtcacaaagagtcagacacaactgagccactaaacaacaacagtgtgagatatatatatatatatatatatataatgctga
This window contains:
- the SERPINB13 gene encoding serpin B13, with the translated sequence MDSLLPASARFGLDLFKDLSKTDEGNVLFSPAGISTTIGMLPPVTRGAAATQEQEVPFFEKDTESSRIKAEEKELEATEEIHRQLQRVLSEISKPSDGYELKIANRLFGEKTYLFLQKYLDYVEKHYHASLEPVDFVNAADESRKKINSWVESQTNEKIKDLLPDGSLSSSIKLVVVNVIYFKGQWDREFKKENTKEEEFWLNKSTSKSVVMMTQRQSFSFKTLEDVPAKILGLPYRNHDLSMFLLLPNDIDGLEKIIDKITPEKLIEWTSVGRMEERAVDLHLPRFRVAGTYDLEATSAGLRAAGLSGSPEGAGLRSQRLLHRSVLELTEAGTEAAAATAVGFAVTPAQDCERFHCNHPFLFFIRHNESDSVLFFGRFSSP